The DNA region CTCGACGCGGAGCTGGTCCGCCGCAACCTGGCCCGGTCCCGGGAGCACGCCTCCGAGCTGATCGCGGCCGGCCGGGTGACCGTCGGCGGCACCACCGCGACCAAGCCGGCCACCCAGGTGGAGACCTCGGCGGCGGTCGTGGTGGCCAAGGACGAGAACGACCCCGACTACGTCTCGCGCGGCGGGCACAAGCTGGCCGGGGCGTTCGTGGCGTTCGTGCCGCAGGGCCTGGTGGTAGAGGGACGGCGGGCGCTGGACGCGGGCGCGTCCACCGGCGGCTTCACCGACGTGCTGCTGCGCGCCGGGGCGGCGCACGTCCTGGCCGTGGACGTCGGCTACGGGCAGCTGGCCTGGTCGCTGCAGAGCGACGAACGGGTCACCGTGATGGACCGCACCAACGTGCGCGAGCTGACGCCGGAGCTGATCGGCGGCACCCTGGCCGACCTGGTGGTCGGCGACCTCTCGTTCATCTCGCTGGGCCTGGTGCTGCCGGCGCTGGCCGGCTGCGCCGCCGAGGACGCGGACCTGGTGCTGATGGTCAAGCCGCAGTTCGAGATCGGCAAGGAGCGCCTCGGCAGCGGCGGGGTGGTGCGCAGCCCGCAGCTGCGCGCCGAGATGGTGCGCCAGGTGGCCGGGCAGGCGTGGGGGGTGGGGCTGGGCGTGCGGGCGGTCACCGCGAGCCCGCTGCCGGGCCCGTCCGGGAACGTCGAGTACTTCCTCTGGCTGCGGCGGGACGCACCGCGGCTGGACCCGGCGGAGGCGGACCGGGCCGTCGCCGAAGGCCCCCGATAGGCTGCTCTGCGGACGTCCGGTCCGTCATGCTGGGTGGCGCGGCCGTACCGGGCCGAGGACGACCCGGCCGGCGTAGGGAGAGGGCAGCGGGCATGAGTGACGAACGTACGGTGTTCTTGATCGCGCACACGGGCCGCGAGGCGGCGCTGCGCAGTGTCGAGGGCCTGGTGCACGGTCTGCTGAAGGCGGGGATCCGGATCAGGCTGCTGGCAGCCGAGGCGGTGGATCTGGACCTGCCGGACGGCGTGGAGAGGGTGGCCGGGGGGCCGGGTGCGGCGGACGGCTGCGAGCTGATCCTCGTCGCGGGCGGGGACGGCACCCTGCTGCGCGGCGCGGAGCTGGCGCGCGAGCACGGTCTGCCGATGCTCGGCATCAACCTGGGCCGGGTGGGCTTCCTCGCGGAGGCCGAGCGGGACGACCTGGCGGTGGTGGTCGAGCGGGTGGTGGACGCCGACTACGAGGTCGAGGAGCGGATGACCCTCGACGTGATCGTCCGTACCAACGGCGATGTGGTGCACCACGACTGGGCGTTGAACGAGGCGTCGATCGAGAAGGCGTCCCGGGAGCGGATGCTGGAGGTGGTGACCGAGGTGGACGGCCGTCCGGTCTCCAACTTCGGCTGTGACGGGGTGGTCTGCGCGACGCCGACCGGTTCGACCGCGTACGCGTTCTCCGGCGGCGGGCCGGTGGTCTGGCCGGAGGTCGAGGCGCTGTTGATGGTGCCGATCAGCGCGCACGCGCTGTTCGCCCGGCCGTTGGTGGCCTCGCCGGACTCGGTGCTGGCGGTGGAGGTGCAGCCCAAGACCCCGCACGGGGTGCTCTGGTGCGACGGGCGGCGCTCGGTGGAGCTGCCGGCCGGTGCCCGGGTGGAGGTGCGCCGGGGCCAGACGCCGGTGCGGCTGGCCAGGCTGCACCGGGCGCCGTTCACCGACCGGCTGGTGGCCAAGTTCGCCCTCCCGGTGACGGGTTGGCGCGGCCGGGCCGGGACGAACTGCTGATCCAGCGGAGTTGACGGGGCGTCATACCGCCAGCGGGTGGCTGTCGTCGGCGCCGTGCCAGCGGCCGCCGTCGGCGGCCCGGGCGGCGACGGCGGCGAGCCGTTCGACGGCGTCGGGCACGGCGGCGGCCGGCACCGAGAGCGGGATCCGGATGTGGTGCTCGAAGGCGCCGTCGGAGCCGAACCGGTTGCCGGCCGCGATCCGGACCCCGAGGTGCTCTCCGGCCCGGGCCAGCGCCGCGCCGGAGAGCGTGCCGGTGGAGACCCAGAACGACAGGCCGCCGGGCGGGACGGTGAACCGCCACTGCGGCAGGTGCTCGCCCAGTGCGCCGGTGAGCGCCGCGGCGGTGTCCCGCAGCCGGGCCAGCTGGTGGGCGCGGACGGCCGGCAGCTGCCGCTCGTCCAGCAGTTCGGCGGCGATCAGCTGGTCCAGCACGGGGGCGCCGACGTCGCTGTAGACGCGCTCGGTGGCCAGCCGGCGGACCAGCGCGGGTGCGGCCCGCACCCAGCCGATCCGCAGGCCGCCCCAGAGCAGCTTGCCGGCCGAGCCGACCGTGACCACCTGGGCCGAGCGGTCCAGTGCGGCGGTCGGGCGGGGCGGCGGGGCGTCCGCGGGGACGCCCCAGCCCAGTTCGGCGGTGGTCTCGTCGGCCAGGACCACCGTGCCGGCGGCCCGGGCGGCGGCCAGCAGCTCGCGCCGCTGCTCCTCGCGGACCAGCGCGCCGGTCGGGTTGTGGAAGTCCGGGATCACGTACGCGACCCTGGGCGCGGCGCCGGTCAGCACCCGGCGCCACTCGGAGAGGTCCCACTCCGGCTGCGGCGACCCGCCCGCACCCCGTCGGGGGCCGGTGCCTGACCCGCTCCCGGGCACCGGGCGCGGCCCGCCCGGCCAGGCGTAGGGGACGGGCACCAGACGGGCCCCGCCGATCCGCAGCGACTGCAGGGTGTGCGCGTAGCTCGGGGCCTCCACGGCGACCCGGTCGCCCCGGCCGATCAGCGCCCGCTGCACCAGGTGCAGGGCGCCCATCGCGCCGATGGTGATCAGGATCTGGTCGGGGGTGGTCGGCAGTCCGCGCTCGGTGTAGCGGCGGGCCACCGCCTCGCGCAGGACCGGGACGCCGGTGGGGTAGTGGCCGTGCCCGGCGGCGTACGCGGGCAGCTGCTCGACGGCGCGGGCGGCGGCCTCGGAGAGGAAGGGCTGGGGGGCGGGCAGTGCGGCCACGCCGAGGTCCAGGGTGCGGCCCTGCTCGTCCGGCGGGACGGGGTGCAGGGCGTCGCTGGGCGGCGCGGCGCCCTCGGGCAGGGCGGTCCAGCTGCCGGAGCCGCGCCGGCTGCGCAGGTAGCCCTCGGCGCGCAGGGCCTCGTACGCGGTGGCGACGGTGGTGCGGCTGAGCCGGAGGGCGAGGGCGAGCTCGCGTTCGGCGGGCAGCCGGGCGCCGACCGGGAGGCGGCCCTCGGAGACCAGCAACCTGACCTGGCCCGCGAGCGTCCGGTACGCGGGCCGGCGGGCGCCGGGCGGTTCGGGCAGCCGGGCGCCGGCGAGCAGGCGGGCGAGTGCCGCGGGGGTGACGGTGGTCTGCCAGTCGGCCATGGCTCATCAGTCCACTTGCTCGTGATTGGCCCTGGATGGGGCGCTATTGGCCTGGCCATCATGGCAGGGCGGCCGCCGAGTCCGCCACCGCCGGGGCAGTGTCCCGGACGTGCAGCACCACCCGCCGGAGATTCCATGGCCACCACGACCACGCCCCCGACCGCACCCGCCGATCCGACCGCACCGGCCGCCCAGGCCGACCCCACCGGGCGGTCCGCCACCGCGACCTCCGCTCCGGCACGGCCGGGGCTCGCCGTCCGGGTGCTCGGCGACACCCACGCCCTCGGCCGCCGCCTGCCGCAGCTCCTCGTCGGCCTCGTCCTCTACGGCGCCAGCATGGCCCTGATGCTCCGCTCCGGCCTCGGTCTCGACCCGTGGGACGTCTTCCACCAGGGCCTGCAGCGCACCGTCGGGCTCTCGGTGGGCGCCTGGGTCACCATCTGCGGCGCCCTGGTGCTGCTGTTCTGGATCCCGCTGCGCCAGCTCCCCGGGGTCGGCACCGTCGCCAACGTGCTGGTGATCGGCGCCGCCATGGACCTCACCCTGCGCGTCGTCGACGGCCCCGGCCCCGTCGCCGCCCGGGTCGCGCTGATGGTCGCCGCGATCACCCTCAACGGCGTCGCCACCGGCCTCTACATCGGTGCCCGGCTCGGCCCGGGCCCGCGCGACGGCCTGATGACCGGCCTGCACCGGCGCACCGGCCGCTCGCTGCGGCTGCTCCGTACCGGCATCGAGCTGGCCGTCCTGGCCGCGGGCCTCCTGCTCGGCGGCACCGCCGGCGTCGGCACCGTCGCGTACGCGCTGGCCATCGGCCCGCTCGCGCAGTTCTTCCTGCCGTGGTTCACCGTCCCGACCGCCGCCGCGTCCGCCGCGTCCGCCGCGCGCGTCACGTCGGAGAACGCCGCCCGAACCCCCGCGTGAACGCCGCCCGAACCCCCGCGTGAACGACCCGGAACGGATGAACTTCCGGGCACCGAGTTGCCGCGCGTCGTTGTCGCTCGTCGCGCGCCGGGGGCGGAACCTCGTAAGGTCGTCTCCGTGTTGGACGAGATGCGGATACGGGATCTTGGGGTCATCGACGACGCGGTGGTCGAGCTCGCCCCCGGCTTCACCGCCGTGACCGGTGAGACCGGGGCCGGCAAGACCATGGTGGTGACCAGCCTCGGACTGCTGCTCGGCGGCCGCGCCGACCCGGGCCTGGTGCGCAACGGCACCGGACGCGCGGTCGTCGAGGGCCGCCTCGAACTGCCGGAGGGTTCGCCGGCGGCCGCCCGCGCCCTGGAGGCCGGTGCCGAACTCGACGACGGCGCGCTGCTGATCAGCCGGACGGTCTCCGCCGAGGGGCGCTCCCGCGCCTACGTCGGCGGCCGGGCCGTCCCGGTCGGGCTGCTCACCGAGCTCGGCGAGGACCTGATCGCCGTGCACGGCCAGACCGACCAGCAGCGGCTGCTCCGCCCGGCCCGCCAGCGCGGTGCCCTCGACCGGTACGCCGGCGCGGCCGTCGCCGAGCCGCTGGCCCGCTACCGCGAGGTCTACCGGCGGCTGCGCGAGGTCTCCGCGACCCTGGAGGAGCTGACCACCCGGGCCCGCGAGCGCGCCCAGGAGGCCGACCTGCTCCGCTTCGGCCTGGACGAGGTCGCCGCCGCCGAACCGGTCGCCGGTGAGGACGACGAACTGTTCGCCGAGGCCGAGCGGCTCGGCCACGCCGACGCGCTCTCCTCCGCCGCCACCCTCGCCCACGCCGCCCTGGCCGGCGACCCGGCCGACCCGGAGGCGCTGGACGCCGGCACCCTGGTCGCCCAGGCCCGCCGGGCCCTGGACGCCGTCCGCCACCACGACGAGCGGCTCGCCGCCCTGGCCGACCGGCTCAACGAGGTCGGCTACCTGCTCGCCGACGTGGCCGGCGACCTGGCCGGCTACGCCGACGACCTGGACGCCGACCCGGTCCGGCTGGCGGGCGTCGAGGACCGCCGGGCCGTCCTGGCCCAGCTGCTGCGCAAGTACGGCGGCCCGGAGAACTCGCTGGCCGAGGTGCTCGCCTGGGCCGAGACGGGCGCCGCCAGGCTCGCCGAACTCGACGGCGACGACGACCGGATCGACGAGCTCGGCGCCCGGGAGACCGCACTGCGCGCCGAGCTGGCCGACCTCGCGGCCGAGGTCTCGGCCGCCCGGCAGGCCGCCGCCGGCCGCTTCGCCGAGGCCGTCTCCGCCGAACTCGCCGAGCTCGCCATGCCGCACGCCCGGGTCACCTTCGCGATCGCCCAGGTCGACGACCTGTCCGGGATCGAGGTCGACGGCCGGACCGTCGCCTACGGTCCGCACGGCGTGGACGAGGTCGA from Kitasatospora sp. NBC_00458 includes:
- a CDS encoding TlyA family RNA methyltransferase, coding for MARRRLDAELVRRNLARSREHASELIAAGRVTVGGTTATKPATQVETSAAVVVAKDENDPDYVSRGGHKLAGAFVAFVPQGLVVEGRRALDAGASTGGFTDVLLRAGAAHVLAVDVGYGQLAWSLQSDERVTVMDRTNVRELTPELIGGTLADLVVGDLSFISLGLVLPALAGCAAEDADLVLMVKPQFEIGKERLGSGGVVRSPQLRAEMVRQVAGQAWGVGLGVRAVTASPLPGPSGNVEYFLWLRRDAPRLDPAEADRAVAEGPR
- a CDS encoding NAD kinase, translated to MSDERTVFLIAHTGREAALRSVEGLVHGLLKAGIRIRLLAAEAVDLDLPDGVERVAGGPGAADGCELILVAGGDGTLLRGAELAREHGLPMLGINLGRVGFLAEAERDDLAVVVERVVDADYEVEERMTLDVIVRTNGDVVHHDWALNEASIEKASRERMLEVVTEVDGRPVSNFGCDGVVCATPTGSTAYAFSGGGPVVWPEVEALLMVPISAHALFARPLVASPDSVLAVEVQPKTPHGVLWCDGRRSVELPAGARVEVRRGQTPVRLARLHRAPFTDRLVAKFALPVTGWRGRAGTNC
- a CDS encoding MocR-like transcription factor YczR, which translates into the protein MADWQTTVTPAALARLLAGARLPEPPGARRPAYRTLAGQVRLLVSEGRLPVGARLPAERELALALRLSRTTVATAYEALRAEGYLRSRRGSGSWTALPEGAAPPSDALHPVPPDEQGRTLDLGVAALPAPQPFLSEAAARAVEQLPAYAAGHGHYPTGVPVLREAVARRYTERGLPTTPDQILITIGAMGALHLVQRALIGRGDRVAVEAPSYAHTLQSLRIGGARLVPVPYAWPGGPRPVPGSGSGTGPRRGAGGSPQPEWDLSEWRRVLTGAAPRVAYVIPDFHNPTGALVREEQRRELLAAARAAGTVVLADETTAELGWGVPADAPPPRPTAALDRSAQVVTVGSAGKLLWGGLRIGWVRAAPALVRRLATERVYSDVGAPVLDQLIAAELLDERQLPAVRAHQLARLRDTAAALTGALGEHLPQWRFTVPPGGLSFWVSTGTLSGAALARAGEHLGVRIAAGNRFGSDGAFEHHIRIPLSVPAAAVPDAVERLAAVAARAADGGRWHGADDSHPLAV
- the yczE gene encoding membrane protein YczE — protein: MATTTTPPTAPADPTAPAAQADPTGRSATATSAPARPGLAVRVLGDTHALGRRLPQLLVGLVLYGASMALMLRSGLGLDPWDVFHQGLQRTVGLSVGAWVTICGALVLLFWIPLRQLPGVGTVANVLVIGAAMDLTLRVVDGPGPVAARVALMVAAITLNGVATGLYIGARLGPGPRDGLMTGLHRRTGRSLRLLRTGIELAVLAAGLLLGGTAGVGTVAYALAIGPLAQFFLPWFTVPTAAASAASAARVTSENAARTPA
- the recN gene encoding DNA repair protein RecN yields the protein MRIRDLGVIDDAVVELAPGFTAVTGETGAGKTMVVTSLGLLLGGRADPGLVRNGTGRAVVEGRLELPEGSPAAARALEAGAELDDGALLISRTVSAEGRSRAYVGGRAVPVGLLTELGEDLIAVHGQTDQQRLLRPARQRGALDRYAGAAVAEPLARYREVYRRLREVSATLEELTTRARERAQEADLLRFGLDEVAAAEPVAGEDDELFAEAERLGHADALSSAATLAHAALAGDPADPEALDAGTLVAQARRALDAVRHHDERLAALADRLNEVGYLLADVAGDLAGYADDLDADPVRLAGVEDRRAVLAQLLRKYGGPENSLAEVLAWAETGAARLAELDGDDDRIDELGARETALRAELADLAAEVSAARQAAAGRFAEAVSAELAELAMPHARVTFAIAQVDDLSGIEVDGRTVAYGPHGVDEVEVLLAPHPGAQPRPIAKGASGGELSRVMLAVEVVFAGADPVPTYLFDEVDAGVGGKAAVEIGRRLAKLAESAQVVVVTHLPQVAAFADRHLVVEKTNDGTVTRSGVKVLNDEERVRELSRMLAGLEDSELGRAHAEELLAAARAPRPR